The following proteins are encoded in a genomic region of Actinomadura sp. NAK00032:
- the tsaB gene encoding tRNA (adenosine(37)-N6)-threonylcarbamoyltransferase complex dimerization subunit type 1 TsaB, with protein sequence MLVLAFDTATAAVTVALYEWIPGEGAVPRGTAEAVDRRRHTELLTPSIAQVMAEAGAAPGDLSAIAVGVGPGPYTGLRVGLVTARAMGEALNVPVHGVCTLDIIAWATGRDEPFVVATDARRKEVYWARYDSARARATEPAVGPPSDVPEGLPVVGEGAALYPEVLGESGHEPLLPSAGALAELTVARLAGLKVPELLPPEPLYLRRPDAKEPGPRKKVTPA encoded by the coding sequence GTGCTGGTCTTGGCTTTCGATACCGCGACCGCCGCGGTCACCGTGGCGCTGTACGAGTGGATTCCCGGTGAGGGCGCCGTGCCGCGCGGCACCGCCGAGGCCGTCGACCGGCGCAGACACACCGAACTGCTCACACCGTCCATCGCGCAGGTGATGGCGGAGGCCGGAGCGGCCCCCGGCGACCTCAGCGCGATCGCCGTCGGCGTCGGGCCCGGCCCCTACACGGGGCTGCGCGTCGGGCTGGTCACCGCCCGCGCCATGGGGGAGGCCCTGAACGTCCCCGTGCACGGGGTCTGCACGCTGGACATCATCGCCTGGGCCACCGGACGGGACGAGCCGTTCGTCGTCGCCACCGACGCCCGCCGCAAGGAGGTCTACTGGGCGCGGTACGACTCGGCACGCGCGCGCGCCACCGAACCCGCCGTGGGCCCACCGTCAGACGTGCCCGAGGGGCTGCCCGTCGTCGGCGAGGGCGCCGCCCTCTACCCGGAGGTCCTCGGCGAATCCGGCCACGAACCCCTGCTGCCGTCCGCCGGCGCGCTCGCGGAGCTGACCGTCGCCCGCCTGGCCGGGCTCAAGGTCCCCGAACTCCTCCCGCCGGAGCCGCTCTACCTGCGCCGCCCCGACGCGAAGGAGCCGGGGCCCCGCAAGAAGGTGACCCCGGCATGA
- the tsaD gene encoding tRNA (adenosine(37)-N6)-threonylcarbamoyltransferase complex transferase subunit TsaD encodes MIRDEPLVLGIETSCDETGVGIVRGHTLLADAIASSVDQHARFGGVVPEVASRAHLEAMGPTVERALADAGVTFADVDAFAVTAGPGLPGALMVGVAAAKAYALSLGKPLYGVNHLAAHVCVDQLEHGPLPKPCVALLVSGGHSSILLVPDVTDEVHSLGSTVDDAAGEAFDKVARVLDLGFPGGPVIDRMAREGDPAAIAFPRGKYKDGTYDFSFSGLKTAVARWVEAKERAGEPVPVSDVAASFQEAVVDVLTQKALQVCKDNGVHDLLIGGGVAANSRLRALAAERCEAAGVRLRVPRPKLCTDNGAMVAALGSELAATGRPPSELELPADSSLPIEAITL; translated from the coding sequence ATGATTCGGGACGAGCCGCTGGTGCTCGGCATCGAGACCTCCTGCGACGAGACCGGGGTCGGGATCGTGCGCGGGCACACGCTGCTGGCGGACGCCATCGCCTCCAGCGTCGACCAGCACGCCCGGTTCGGCGGCGTCGTGCCGGAGGTCGCCTCGCGCGCGCACCTGGAGGCGATGGGGCCGACCGTCGAGCGCGCGCTCGCGGACGCCGGCGTCACGTTCGCCGACGTCGACGCGTTCGCCGTCACCGCCGGGCCGGGGCTGCCGGGCGCGCTGATGGTAGGCGTCGCCGCCGCGAAGGCGTACGCGCTGTCGCTGGGCAAGCCGCTGTACGGCGTCAACCACCTGGCCGCGCACGTCTGCGTCGACCAGCTCGAACACGGCCCGCTGCCCAAGCCGTGCGTGGCGCTGCTGGTGTCGGGCGGCCACTCCTCGATCCTCCTCGTCCCGGACGTGACGGACGAGGTCCACTCGCTCGGCAGCACGGTCGACGACGCGGCGGGCGAGGCCTTCGACAAGGTCGCGCGGGTGCTGGACCTCGGCTTCCCCGGCGGCCCGGTGATCGACCGCATGGCCCGCGAGGGCGACCCCGCCGCGATCGCGTTCCCGCGCGGCAAGTACAAGGACGGCACCTACGACTTCTCGTTCTCCGGCCTGAAGACGGCGGTGGCCCGCTGGGTGGAGGCCAAGGAGCGGGCGGGCGAGCCGGTCCCGGTCTCGGACGTGGCCGCGTCCTTCCAGGAGGCCGTGGTCGACGTCCTGACGCAGAAGGCGCTGCAGGTCTGCAAGGACAACGGCGTCCACGACCTGCTGATAGGCGGCGGTGTCGCCGCGAACTCCCGCCTGCGCGCCCTCGCCGCCGAACGCTGCGAGGCCGCGGGCGTCCGCCTCCGCGTCCCCCGCCCGAAACTCTGCACCGACAACGGCGCCATGGTCGCCGCCCTGGGCTCCGAACTGGCAGCCACCGGCCGCCCCCCGTCAGAGCTGGAGCTCCCAGCCGACTCCAGCCTCCCGATAGAAGCCATAACGCTGTAA
- the alr gene encoding alanine racemase produces MRVPAEARVDLGAIGDNVGLLRERARGAEVMAMVKAEAYGHGLVEAARAALAGGASWLGVAKLAEALRLRDAGVTVRTLVCIGVPGEPYAEAVARDVDLTVGAVWLLDEVVQAAERAGRRARIHLKADTGMTRGGASGADWEALVDAALKAEAAGQVRVVGVMSHFACADEPGHPSIAAQLGAFTEMAAHAEKAGARFEVRHIANSAAALTVPEARFDLVRPGIATYGLTPVPRAGTFGLRPAMTLVADAALVKRVPAGRGVSYGHTYTTRAAANLAVVPVGYGDGIPRHGSNLLEVLAGGRRRTIAGRVCMDQFVIDLGDDRLAAGDEIVLFGPGDRGEPTAQEWADALGTISYEIVTRIGSRVPRAYPGRAL; encoded by the coding sequence ATGAGGGTTCCTGCGGAGGCGCGTGTCGATCTGGGCGCCATCGGCGACAACGTCGGGCTGCTGCGTGAGCGGGCTCGGGGTGCCGAGGTCATGGCCATGGTGAAGGCCGAGGCGTACGGGCACGGGCTGGTCGAGGCGGCGCGGGCCGCGCTGGCGGGCGGGGCGTCGTGGCTCGGGGTCGCGAAGCTGGCCGAGGCGCTGCGGCTGCGGGACGCCGGCGTCACCGTCCGGACGCTGGTGTGCATCGGCGTGCCCGGCGAGCCCTACGCGGAGGCCGTCGCGCGGGACGTCGACCTCACCGTGGGGGCGGTCTGGCTGCTGGACGAGGTCGTCCAGGCGGCGGAGCGGGCCGGGCGGCGGGCGCGGATCCATCTGAAGGCCGACACCGGCATGACGCGCGGCGGTGCGAGCGGCGCGGACTGGGAGGCGCTCGTCGACGCGGCGCTGAAGGCGGAGGCCGCCGGGCAGGTGCGGGTCGTCGGCGTCATGTCGCACTTCGCGTGCGCGGACGAGCCCGGCCACCCGTCCATCGCGGCGCAGCTCGGCGCGTTCACCGAGATGGCGGCGCACGCGGAGAAGGCGGGCGCGCGGTTCGAGGTCCGGCACATCGCCAACTCGGCGGCCGCCCTGACGGTTCCGGAGGCCCGGTTCGACCTCGTCCGCCCCGGGATCGCGACCTACGGGCTGACGCCGGTGCCCCGCGCCGGCACGTTCGGGCTGCGTCCCGCGATGACGCTGGTGGCGGACGCGGCCCTGGTCAAGCGGGTCCCGGCAGGCCGCGGAGTGTCGTACGGTCACACCTACACCACGCGAGCGGCCGCCAACCTGGCCGTGGTGCCCGTCGGGTACGGCGACGGGATCCCCCGGCACGGGTCCAACCTCCTGGAGGTCCTCGCGGGTGGGCGCCGCAGGACGATCGCCGGGCGGGTCTGCATGGACCAGTTCGTCATCGACCTCGGCGACGACCGGCTGGCGGCGGGCGACGAGATCGTCCTGTTCGGGCCGGGCGACCGCGGCGAGCCGACCGCGCAGGAGTGGGCGGACGCACTGGGCACGATCTCCTATGAGATCGTCACCCGCATCGGGTCCCGGGTGCCGAGGGCGTATCCGGGACGGGCGCTGTAG
- a CDS encoding alpha/beta fold hydrolase — MDSRSRRRIGLAGVVAGAGAAGVGAAVGLRRFAVGRVRLRPDPDAGEPFGELRGRELTVEAADGVPLHVEVDGPDDAGLTVVFCHGYTLNQDSWHYQRRDLRGLVRMVFWDQRSHGRSGRSAPTRATIEQTGDDLLAVLEATTGPDEPVILAGHSMGGMSIMALAERHPEVFERVAGVALVNTSCGELAEMTLGLPLVLAKAVRPLAPGALRGLGRRAELVERARGLGADLAFVVTRKMAFADKYVSPSVVDFLEQMIRATPIDVIAEFYPALMGHDKTSCLGVLGRVPVLVLAAGRDRLTPAEHSRRIAAELPDAELVEVEEAGHVLPLEYPGVVTGGLRRLIARVRPEERPEQEEERTA, encoded by the coding sequence ATGGACAGCAGGAGCAGACGCAGGATCGGCCTGGCCGGGGTCGTCGCGGGCGCCGGCGCGGCGGGGGTGGGCGCGGCCGTCGGGCTGCGGCGCTTCGCGGTGGGCCGGGTGCGGCTGCGGCCCGACCCGGACGCCGGCGAGCCGTTCGGCGAGCTGCGCGGGCGGGAGCTGACCGTCGAGGCCGCCGACGGCGTCCCGCTGCACGTCGAGGTGGACGGCCCCGACGACGCCGGCCTCACCGTCGTGTTCTGCCACGGCTACACCCTCAACCAGGACTCGTGGCACTACCAGCGCCGCGACCTGCGGGGCCTGGTCCGGATGGTCTTCTGGGACCAGCGCAGCCACGGCCGGTCGGGGCGCAGCGCGCCCACCCGGGCGACGATCGAGCAGACCGGCGACGACCTGCTCGCGGTGCTGGAGGCGACGACGGGCCCGGACGAGCCCGTCATCCTCGCCGGGCACTCCATGGGCGGCATGTCGATCATGGCGCTGGCGGAGCGGCATCCCGAGGTGTTCGAGCGGGTCGCGGGCGTCGCGCTCGTCAACACCTCCTGCGGCGAGCTGGCGGAGATGACGCTCGGGCTGCCGCTGGTGCTGGCGAAGGCCGTCCGGCCGCTGGCGCCCGGGGCCCTGCGCGGCCTCGGCCGCCGCGCCGAGCTGGTGGAGCGGGCCCGCGGGCTCGGCGCCGACCTGGCGTTCGTCGTCACCCGGAAGATGGCGTTCGCCGACAAGTACGTCAGCCCGTCCGTCGTCGACTTCCTGGAGCAGATGATCAGGGCGACGCCGATCGATGTGATCGCGGAGTTCTACCCGGCGCTGATGGGCCACGACAAGACGAGCTGCCTCGGCGTCCTCGGCCGGGTGCCGGTGCTGGTGCTGGCCGCCGGGCGCGACCGGCTGACCCCGGCCGAGCACTCCCGCCGCATCGCGGCCGAGCTGCCGGACGCGGAGCTGGTGGAGGTCGAGGAGGCCGGGCACGTGCTGCCGCTGGAGTACCCCGGCGTGGTGACCGGCGGGCTGCGGCGGCTGATCGCCCGCGTCCGCCCCGAGGAACGTCCCGAGCAGGAGGAGGAGCGAACCGCGTGA
- the rimI gene encoding ribosomal protein S18-alanine N-acetyltransferase, producing the protein MTGVVLRPMTGADLPAVHRLEEALFPEDAWSEEMLRGELAEQPRTRHYVVAEEPGGEIVGYAGLAAAGGQADVQTIGVRADRRKDGIGAALLTALLNEAVRRNSEAVFLEVRADNDAAHRLYERFGFVRVGLRKRYYQPSDVDAIVMSRPLTRRPPMGFNRET; encoded by the coding sequence ATGACCGGTGTCGTCCTGCGGCCGATGACCGGCGCCGACCTCCCGGCCGTCCACCGCCTGGAGGAGGCCCTGTTCCCCGAGGACGCCTGGAGTGAGGAGATGCTCCGCGGCGAACTCGCCGAGCAGCCGCGCACCCGCCACTACGTCGTCGCGGAGGAGCCCGGCGGCGAGATCGTCGGGTACGCGGGCCTCGCCGCGGCGGGCGGGCAGGCCGACGTGCAGACCATCGGGGTCCGCGCCGACCGGCGCAAGGACGGCATCGGCGCCGCGCTGCTCACCGCGCTGCTGAACGAGGCCGTCCGCCGCAACAGCGAGGCGGTCTTCCTGGAGGTCCGCGCCGACAACGACGCCGCCCACCGCCTCTACGAGCGGTTCGGCTTCGTCAGGGTCGGCCTCCGCAAGCGCTACTACCAGCCCTCCGACGTGGACGCGATCGTCATGAGCCGCCCGCTCACCCGCCGTCCACCCATGGGCTTCAACCGGGAGACGTGA
- the tsaE gene encoding tRNA (adenosine(37)-N6)-threonylcarbamoyltransferase complex ATPase subunit type 1 TsaE codes for MHELGLRLAARLRAGDLLVMTGHLGAGKTTLTQGIGEGLKVRGPITSPTFVIARVHPSLAGGPSLVHVDAYRLGGFAELDDLDLDASMTESVTIVEWGEGLAEGLAEDRLEMIISRGDGPGEEREVRIVGVGHRWSDLELDAG; via the coding sequence ATGCACGAACTGGGGCTGCGGCTCGCCGCCCGGCTCCGGGCGGGCGACCTGCTGGTGATGACGGGCCATCTCGGCGCGGGCAAGACGACGCTCACGCAGGGGATCGGCGAGGGCCTGAAGGTGCGGGGGCCGATCACCTCGCCCACGTTCGTCATCGCGCGGGTGCATCCCTCGCTCGCCGGCGGCCCGTCGCTGGTGCATGTGGACGCCTACCGGCTGGGCGGTTTCGCGGAACTCGACGATCTGGATCTTGATGCGTCGATGACGGAATCGGTGACGATCGTGGAATGGGGAGAAGGGCTCGCGGAGGGCCTTGCCGAGGACCGGCTGGAAATGATCATTTCGCGCGGGGACGGGCCCGGTGAGGAACGCGAAGTAAGGATCGTCGGGGTCGGTCATCGCTGGTCCGACCTGGAACTAGACGCCGGATGA
- the groES gene encoding co-chaperone GroES — translation MVTTATKVVLKPLEDRIVVQPLEAETTTASGLVIPDTAKEKPQEGTVLAVGPGRVDDKGERVPVDVKVGEVVLYSKYGGTEVKYNGEDYLVLSARDVLAVIEK, via the coding sequence ATCGTGACGACCGCCACCAAGGTTGTTCTCAAGCCGCTTGAGGACCGCATCGTCGTCCAGCCGCTTGAGGCCGAGACCACCACCGCGTCGGGCCTGGTGATCCCGGACACCGCCAAGGAGAAGCCCCAGGAGGGCACCGTCCTTGCCGTTGGCCCGGGTCGCGTCGACGACAAGGGCGAGCGCGTCCCCGTCGACGTCAAGGTCGGCGAGGTCGTGCTCTACAGCAAGTACGGCGGCACCGAGGTCAAGTACAACGGCGAGGACTACCTCGTCCTCTCGGCCCGCGACGTGCTCGCGGTCATCGAGAAGTAA
- a CDS encoding class I SAM-dependent methyltransferase → MDIASFRALRTPSGQALLGEAAAADVSEGGLLATATRLRERHDAALVAAALTQVRLRERARAKFGPDADRMYFTQAGLEQSTRASVAAHRARRFADRLDGARVLDMGCGIGADLIARGRAGLTGEGVELDPLTAEVAQANVTEFGLDASVRIGDATEAAVDGFDAVFADPGRRTARGRVFDPRSYEPPLDVVLDRAQKVPGACVKVAPGIPHEAVPDGAEAEWVSVHGDVKEAALWLGSLAGDVGRRATLLSSDTDPQVCTLTPQVSDGPDVRPWGRYLYEPDGAVIRAHLVGEVAELVGGGLADPQIAYITSDRLCPTPFAHAYEVEDVMPFSVKRLRAELRRREVGVLTVKKRGSAVDVDRLRRDLGFAGRRPGHGGAEATVVVTRVGRDPVALLTRPAAAAPPAG, encoded by the coding sequence ATGGACATCGCGTCGTTCCGGGCCCTGCGGACCCCCTCCGGCCAGGCACTCCTCGGCGAGGCGGCGGCGGCGGACGTCAGCGAGGGCGGATTGCTCGCCACGGCGACGCGGCTGCGCGAACGGCACGATGCCGCGCTGGTGGCCGCGGCGCTCACGCAGGTGCGGCTCCGGGAGCGGGCGCGGGCCAAGTTCGGTCCGGACGCGGACCGCATGTACTTCACCCAGGCGGGCCTTGAGCAGTCCACCCGCGCGAGTGTGGCGGCGCACCGTGCGCGACGGTTCGCCGACCGGCTGGACGGCGCGCGTGTGCTGGACATGGGTTGCGGGATAGGCGCCGACCTCATCGCGCGGGGGCGCGCGGGCCTCACCGGGGAGGGCGTGGAGCTCGACCCGCTGACGGCCGAGGTGGCGCAGGCGAACGTGACCGAATTCGGCCTCGACGCGTCCGTACGCATCGGCGACGCCACCGAGGCCGCGGTGGACGGCTTCGACGCGGTGTTCGCCGACCCTGGGCGCCGTACTGCACGGGGCAGGGTCTTCGACCCGCGCTCCTACGAGCCGCCGCTTGACGTCGTCCTGGACAGGGCGCAGAAGGTTCCCGGGGCGTGCGTCAAGGTGGCGCCCGGCATCCCGCATGAGGCCGTCCCGGACGGCGCGGAGGCCGAGTGGGTGTCGGTCCACGGTGACGTCAAGGAGGCGGCCCTGTGGCTGGGGTCGCTCGCAGGGGACGTGGGCCGCCGGGCCACGCTGCTGTCGTCCGACACCGACCCACAGGTCTGCACATTGACCCCGCAAGTGTCGGACGGCCCCGATGTACGCCCATGGGGCCGTTATCTATACGAGCCTGACGGAGCGGTGATACGCGCCCATCTGGTGGGCGAGGTGGCGGAACTGGTCGGCGGCGGGCTGGCCGATCCGCAGATCGCGTACATCACGTCCGACCGGCTCTGCCCGACGCCATTCGCGCACGCCTACGAGGTCGAGGACGTCATGCCGTTCTCGGTGAAGCGCCTGCGCGCGGAGCTGCGCCGCCGCGAGGTCGGCGTGCTGACCGTCAAGAAGCGCGGCTCGGCCGTGGACGTCGACCGGCTGCGCCGCGATCTCGGCTTCGCCGGGCGCCGGCCGGGGCACGGCGGCGCGGAGGCGACGGTGGTGGTGACCCGGGTCGGCCGCGACCCGGTCGCCCTGCTCACCCGCCCCGCCGCGGCCGCTCCCCCGGCGGGCTGA
- a CDS encoding phosphotransferase family protein, giving the protein MDQVTRTPAACLPTGAPPGHPTLRWVEECLGRGAEVRMVRPLAGGTAHANHALLVESGSGSAHRLVLRRWTGRPTDGRGARRYGDADFSPEREIAALALLAGCTIPTPTLVAADPAGAYCDVPALLITRLSGHPPRPSPDDLPEYLIQLAAALLSVHALNGVSTMPPYVPYNRLDVRRPPKHALRPNLWERAFEVAARPAPEAPSRFIHRDYHADNTLWSYGKLTGVVDWSDASSGPVSVDIARMRRGLALRYGPSVADRFRSAFDQVSGGHTHDPYWDIRSLLDLLPEDDDRVLDEAQVPLFEDYLAKLLPEC; this is encoded by the coding sequence ATGGATCAGGTGACTCGCACACCGGCTGCCTGCCTGCCGACCGGAGCCCCGCCCGGCCACCCCACCCTGCGCTGGGTCGAGGAGTGCCTCGGCCGCGGCGCCGAGGTCCGCATGGTGCGGCCGCTCGCCGGCGGGACCGCGCACGCCAACCACGCCCTGCTCGTGGAGAGCGGCTCCGGCAGCGCCCACCGCCTCGTCCTGCGCCGCTGGACGGGCCGCCCCACCGACGGCCGCGGCGCCCGCCGCTACGGCGACGCCGACTTCTCCCCCGAACGCGAGATCGCCGCGCTCGCCCTCCTCGCCGGCTGCACGATCCCCACCCCGACGCTCGTCGCCGCCGACCCCGCCGGCGCCTACTGCGACGTCCCCGCGCTGCTCATCACCCGGCTCAGCGGCCACCCGCCCCGGCCGTCCCCCGACGACCTGCCCGAATACCTCATCCAGCTCGCCGCCGCGCTGCTGTCGGTGCACGCCCTGAACGGCGTGTCCACGATGCCCCCGTACGTCCCCTACAACCGGCTCGACGTGCGCCGCCCGCCCAAGCACGCGCTCCGCCCGAACCTGTGGGAACGCGCCTTCGAGGTCGCGGCCCGGCCCGCCCCCGAGGCGCCCTCCCGGTTCATCCACCGCGACTACCACGCCGACAACACGCTGTGGTCCTACGGCAAGCTCACCGGCGTCGTCGACTGGTCGGACGCCTCGTCCGGCCCCGTCTCCGTCGACATCGCCCGCATGCGCCGCGGCCTGGCCCTGCGCTACGGCCCGTCCGTAGCCGACCGCTTCCGCTCCGCCTTCGACCAGGTCTCCGGCGGCCACACCCACGACCCGTACTGGGACATCCGCAGCCTCCTGGACCTCCTCCCAGAAGACGACGACCGCGTCCTGGACGAAGCCCAAGTCCCCCTATTCGAGGACTATCTAGCCAAGCTTCTCCCAGAATGCTGA
- the groL gene encoding chaperonin GroEL (60 kDa chaperone family; promotes refolding of misfolded polypeptides especially under stressful conditions; forms two stacked rings of heptamers to form a barrel-shaped 14mer; ends can be capped by GroES; misfolded proteins enter the barrel where they are refolded when GroES binds), giving the protein MAKILEFEEDARRALERGVNALADAVKVTIGPRGRNVVIDKKFGAPTITNDGVTIAREVELEDPYENLGAQLAKEVATKTNDIAGDGTTTATVLAQALVREGTRNVAAGASPLALKRGIDAAAQHVSDQLLKTAREIVEKDEIAHVATISAQDPQIGELIAEAFEKVGKDGVITVEEAHTMGLELEFTEGLQFDKGYLSPHMVTDHERMEAVLEDAYVLIVDGKISNVQEFLPLAEKVAQTKKPLLVVAEDVEGEALALLVANKIRGTFTSVAVKAPGFGDRRKAMLGDMATLTGGQVVSEAIGLKLDSIGLEDLGRARRITVTKDATTIVDGEGSADEITARVNQIKVEIENSDSDWDREKLQERLAKLAGGVCVLRVGAATEVELKEKKHRLEDAISATRAAIEEGIVSGGGSALVHVAKEGFDTLGLSGDEATGAEAVRRALNEPLRWISENAGQEGYVVVSKVQALQAGHGYNAATGEYGDLIAQGVIDPVKVTRSAVTNAASIAGMLLTTEALVVDKPEEPEEAAGGGHGHGHGHGH; this is encoded by the coding sequence ATGGCGAAGATCCTGGAGTTCGAGGAGGACGCTCGCCGGGCTCTTGAGCGCGGCGTCAACGCTCTCGCGGACGCCGTCAAGGTGACGATCGGCCCGCGCGGCCGCAACGTCGTCATCGACAAGAAGTTCGGCGCGCCGACCATCACCAACGACGGCGTCACCATCGCCCGCGAGGTGGAGCTGGAGGACCCCTACGAGAACCTCGGGGCCCAGCTCGCCAAGGAAGTGGCGACCAAGACCAACGACATCGCGGGCGACGGCACCACCACGGCGACCGTCCTCGCGCAGGCGCTGGTCCGGGAGGGCACCCGCAACGTGGCCGCCGGCGCGTCCCCGCTCGCGCTCAAGCGCGGCATCGACGCGGCCGCCCAGCACGTGTCCGACCAGCTGCTGAAGACGGCCCGCGAGATCGTCGAGAAGGACGAGATCGCGCACGTCGCGACCATCTCCGCGCAGGACCCGCAGATCGGCGAGCTGATCGCGGAGGCGTTCGAGAAGGTCGGCAAGGACGGCGTCATCACCGTCGAGGAGGCCCACACGATGGGCCTCGAGCTGGAGTTCACCGAGGGCCTCCAGTTCGACAAGGGCTACCTGTCGCCGCACATGGTCACCGACCACGAGCGCATGGAGGCCGTCCTGGAGGACGCCTACGTGCTCATCGTGGACGGCAAGATCTCCAACGTGCAGGAGTTCCTGCCGCTGGCCGAGAAGGTCGCGCAGACCAAGAAGCCGCTGCTCGTGGTGGCCGAGGACGTCGAGGGCGAGGCCCTGGCGCTGCTCGTCGCCAACAAGATCCGCGGCACCTTCACCTCCGTCGCGGTCAAGGCGCCGGGCTTCGGCGACCGCCGCAAGGCGATGCTCGGCGACATGGCCACCCTGACCGGCGGCCAGGTCGTCAGCGAGGCCATCGGCCTCAAGCTCGACTCCATCGGGCTGGAGGACCTCGGCCGCGCCCGCCGGATCACCGTCACCAAGGACGCCACCACCATCGTCGACGGTGAGGGCTCCGCGGACGAGATCACCGCGCGCGTCAACCAGATCAAGGTCGAGATCGAGAACTCCGACTCCGACTGGGACCGCGAGAAGCTGCAGGAGCGGCTGGCCAAGCTGGCCGGCGGGGTCTGCGTGCTGCGGGTCGGCGCCGCCACCGAGGTGGAGCTGAAGGAGAAGAAGCACCGCCTGGAGGACGCCATCTCGGCGACCCGCGCGGCGATCGAGGAGGGCATCGTCTCCGGCGGCGGCAGCGCGCTGGTGCACGTGGCCAAGGAGGGCTTCGACACCCTCGGCCTGTCCGGCGACGAGGCCACCGGCGCCGAGGCGGTCCGCCGCGCGCTCAACGAGCCGCTGCGCTGGATCTCCGAGAACGCCGGCCAGGAGGGCTACGTCGTCGTCTCCAAGGTGCAGGCGCTGCAGGCCGGCCACGGCTACAACGCCGCGACCGGCGAGTACGGCGACCTGATCGCCCAGGGCGTCATCGACCCGGTGAAGGTCACCCGCTCCGCGGTCACCAACGCCGCCTCGATCGCGGGCATGCTGCTCACCACCGAGGCGCTCGTGGTCGACAAGCCGGAGGAGCCCGAGGAGGCCGCCGGCGGCGGCCACGGCCACGGCCACGGGCACGGCCACTGA